A stretch of the Archangium violaceum genome encodes the following:
- a CDS encoding cold-shock protein, with the protein MATGTVKWFNDAKGFGFITQEGGGEDLFCHHTAIQTEGFRTLAEGQRVEFDVARGPKGLQAQNVRPL; encoded by the coding sequence ATGGCGACTGGTACCGTGAAGTGGTTCAACGACGCGAAGGGCTTCGGTTTCATCACGCAGGAGGGCGGTGGCGAGGATCTGTTCTGCCACCACACCGCCATCCAGACCGAGGGCTTCCGCACCCTGGCCGAGGGCCAGCGCGTGGAGTTCGACGTGGCCCGCGGCCCCAAGGGTCTGCAGGCGCAGAACGTCCGTCCGCTGTGA
- a CDS encoding amidase — MAIQGYDELDATALAALVRKKEVHPTELVEEAITRIEAVNPILNAVVHKMYDQARDAAVRPLPEGPFSGVPFLVKDLDGYLANEPYAGGCRALVGFVPDHDAELMKRFRRAGVIMLGKTATPELGILGVTEPALRGPTRNPWNPDHTPGGSSGGSAACVAARVVPMAHGGDGGGSIRIPSSACGLFGLKPTRARNPVGPDVGEGWGGFVQQHVLTRSVRDSAAMLDATHGTESGAPYVAPPPARPFLQEVGTPPGRLRIAFSTGSLFGKNVHSECAAAVLDAVKLCQELGHELVEDAPRFDREELVRAYLVIVAANVAVQVEEIGALKGRTVGPTDVEASTWALAQIGNILTAADLQKARDSMHRASRVMAAFHERYDLFLDATLAHPPVRVGELALKPAEIAALAVLRKLPLKPVILKMFDALAGNSLERTPNTQLFNQTGQPAMSVPLYWNAAGLPIGVQFAARFGDEATLLRLAAQLEQARPWVGRKPRISGRAL; from the coding sequence ATGGCCATCCAGGGATACGACGAGCTCGACGCGACCGCCCTCGCCGCGCTGGTTCGCAAGAAGGAAGTCCACCCCACGGAGCTGGTGGAGGAGGCGATCACTCGCATCGAGGCCGTCAACCCGATCCTCAACGCGGTGGTCCACAAGATGTACGACCAGGCACGCGATGCCGCCGTGAGGCCGCTGCCCGAGGGGCCATTCTCCGGGGTCCCCTTCCTGGTGAAGGACCTGGACGGCTATCTGGCGAACGAGCCCTACGCGGGCGGCTGCCGGGCGCTGGTGGGCTTCGTCCCCGACCATGACGCGGAGCTGATGAAGCGCTTCCGCCGCGCGGGCGTCATCATGCTGGGCAAGACGGCCACGCCCGAGCTGGGAATCCTCGGCGTCACCGAGCCGGCGCTGCGCGGTCCCACGCGCAACCCCTGGAACCCGGACCATACGCCCGGAGGCTCCAGCGGAGGCTCGGCGGCCTGCGTGGCGGCACGGGTGGTGCCCATGGCCCATGGCGGAGACGGGGGTGGTTCCATCCGCATTCCCTCGTCCGCGTGTGGCCTCTTCGGGCTCAAGCCGACCCGGGCCCGCAACCCCGTGGGCCCGGATGTGGGGGAGGGGTGGGGCGGCTTCGTCCAGCAGCACGTGCTGACCCGCAGCGTGCGTGACAGCGCGGCGATGCTCGATGCGACCCACGGGACGGAGTCTGGCGCTCCCTACGTGGCGCCGCCTCCCGCCAGGCCCTTCCTCCAGGAGGTGGGCACCCCGCCTGGACGGCTCCGCATCGCCTTCTCCACGGGCTCGCTCTTCGGGAAGAACGTGCACTCGGAGTGCGCCGCCGCCGTCCTGGACGCGGTGAAGCTCTGCCAGGAGCTGGGACACGAGCTCGTCGAGGACGCTCCCCGGTTCGATCGCGAGGAGCTGGTGCGCGCCTACCTCGTGATCGTCGCGGCCAACGTGGCGGTGCAGGTGGAGGAGATCGGCGCGCTGAAGGGCAGGACGGTGGGCCCGACGGATGTCGAGGCCTCCACCTGGGCGCTCGCGCAGATCGGTAACATCCTCACCGCGGCGGATCTGCAGAAGGCGCGGGACTCCATGCACCGGGCCTCCCGGGTGATGGCGGCCTTCCACGAGCGGTACGATCTCTTCCTCGATGCGACGCTGGCCCATCCGCCGGTGCGCGTCGGGGAGCTGGCGCTCAAACCCGCCGAGATCGCCGCGCTGGCCGTCCTGCGCAAGCTCCCGCTGAAGCCCGTCATCCTCAAGATGTTCGACGCGCTCGCCGGCAACAGCCTGGAGCGCACGCCCAACACCCAGCTCTTCAACCAGACGGGGCAGCCGGCCATGTCGGTGCCGCTCTACTGGAACGCCGCCGGGCTGCCCATCGGCGTGCAGTTCGCCGCCCGCTTCGGAGACGAGGCCACGCTCCTGCGCCTCGCCGCGCAGCTGGAGCAGGCCCGCCCGTGGGTGGGGCGCAAGCCTCGGATCTCCGGACGGGCGCTCTAG